The following are encoded together in the Lactuca sativa cultivar Salinas chromosome 1, Lsat_Salinas_v11, whole genome shotgun sequence genome:
- the LOC111882494 gene encoding DNA-damage-repair/toleration protein DRT111, chloroplastic, whose translation MLGGLYGDLPPPSSTDEDSHNRITNPSSNVWSSSVKMAPPTLRKPSSSSLIPPPKTLLKPQQTKPRIVNSTAVAPPVPDVITRSSSSFQPALVGVTSSVVEEYDPARPNDYEEYKRERKRKAAEAEMKRELDRRRQEEEEREKRDRENMEKDREKDYNISGEEAWKRRAAMSGGGGGSGVPRRSPSPPAGGADGFSIEKSETGGLGVGAGGQMTAAQRMMAKMGWKAGQGLGKQEQGITTPLMAKKTDRRAGVIVNASEPKQQPEKKAKGVNINGVPTRVVLLRNMVGPGEVDDDLETEVAEECAKYGTVTRVLIFEITEPNFPVDEAVRIFVQFERSEQATKALVDLEGRFFGGRVVRATFYEEERFNTNELAPMPGEVPGFI comes from the exons ATGCTTGGTGGATTATACGGAGACTTACCTCCTCCATCATCAACAGATGAAGATTCTCATAACAGAATCACCAATCCTTCCTCAAATGTCTGGTCTAGCAGTGTCAAAATGGCACCACCAACACTCCGCAAACCATCTTCTTCTTCACTCATCCCGCCCCCCAAAACCCTTTTGAAACCCCAACAAACCAAACCCAGAATCGTCAATTCCACAGCAGTTGCCCCTCCGGTGCCAGATGTGATCACCAGAAGCTCATCGTCGTTCCAACCGGCTCTTGTGGGTGTCACGTCGTCGGTGGTAGAGGAATACGATCCCGCTAGACCAAATGATTACGAGGAGTACAAGAGGGAAAGGAAACGGAAAGCCGCCGAGGCTGAGATGAAGAGAGAACTCGACCGGAGGCGGCAAGAAGAGGAGGAAAGGGAAAAACGAGATAGGGAGAATATGGAGAAAGATAGAGAGAAGGATTATAATATCTCCGGCGAGGAAGCGTGGAAGCGCCGTGCTGCCATGAGTGGCGGCGGCGGTGGTAGTGGTGTCCCTAGGAGGTCGCCTTCTCCACCTGCTGGTGGTGCTGATGGATTTAGTATCGAAAAGTCTGAGACAGGTGGTTTGGGCGTTGGTGCTGGTGGACAGATGACTGCTGCACAAAGAATGATGGCTAAAATGGGATGGAAAGCAGGTCAAGGATTGGGTAAACAGGAGCAGGGGATTACGACTCCATTAATGGCGAAGAAGACAGATAGGCGAGCTGGTGTTATCGTCAATGCTAGTGAACCTAAACAACAGCCAGAAAAGAAGGCAAAAGGTGTTAACATCAATGGTGTTCCTACCCGTGTTGTGCTTCTCAGGAACATG GTGGGTCCCGGCGAGGTAGACGACGATCTAGAGACCGAAGTAGCAGAGGAATGTGCAAAATACGGGACGGTGACACGAGTTTTGATATTTGAAATTACGGAGCCGAATTTTCCGGTGGATGAAGCGGTTAGAATATTCGTGCAGTTTGAGAGATCGGAACAAGCTACAAAAGCACTTGTGGATCTTGAAGGTCGGTTTTTCGGGGGTAGAGTTGTCCGTGCAACTTTTTATGAGGAAGAAAGGTTTAACACCAATGAGTTGGCTCCAATGCCCGGGGAAGTCCCCGGATTTATCTag
- the LOC111882502 gene encoding uncharacterized protein LOC111882502 encodes MEQSEKEAIAAASEELSQEFKTLIDSQDMDSLKQLQHIILGRLQDSNAVLSHFNDYSENCYAEVSSDLYTNTRLLKSMKLDLDYIFQKLRSLKAKIKATYPDAFPDDSTIETLDRRPDLEIPQ; translated from the exons ATGGAGCAATCGGAGAAAGAAGCAATTGCAGCAGCATCTGAAGAGCTTTCTCAggagttcaaaaccctaatcgaTTCGCAGGATATGGATTCTTTAAAGCAATTGCAGCATATTAT ATTGGGGCGTTTGCAAGATAGTAATGCAGTGCTTTCACATTTTAACGATTATTCAGAGAATTGTTATGCTGAGGTGTCAAGTGATCTTTATACAAATACACGTCTCTTAAAGTCCATGAAATTGGACCTtgattatatatttcaaaagctgaG gAGTTTAAAAGCAAAGATTAAAGCCACATATCCTGATGCTTTCCCTGATGATTCAACAATAGAAACTCTCGACAGAAGGCCGGATCTAGAAATACCTCAGTGa